A stretch of the Actinotalea sp. JY-7876 genome encodes the following:
- a CDS encoding NAD(P)-dependent oxidoreductase — translation MKVLVTGASGLLGRAVAARALAAGHDVRTFQRRPSAVAGAQDVRGSLTVAQDVERAVAGVDAVVHLAAKVSLAGDPADFARVNVEGTRALLAAAARAGAARFVQVSSPSVAHSGTSIVGAGAGPADPDRARGDYARTKARAELLALAADGDDMRVVAVRPHLVWGPGDTQLVARLVARARAGRLPLLDGGRALIDTTYVDNAAAAIAAALERADDDAVHGNAYVVTNGEPRPVAEMLAGICAAAGAPAPRWSVPAGLARAAGGAVEAVWRVRPGRDEPPMTRFLAEQLSTAHWFDQRRTRADLQWAPEVTIDDGLARLRAAAARTDGA, via the coding sequence GTGAAGGTGCTGGTCACCGGTGCCAGCGGCCTGCTCGGCCGGGCGGTCGCCGCCCGCGCGCTGGCGGCGGGGCACGACGTGCGCACCTTCCAGCGCCGCCCGAGCGCGGTGGCGGGCGCCCAGGACGTGCGCGGCTCGCTGACCGTCGCGCAGGACGTCGAGCGCGCGGTGGCCGGCGTCGACGCCGTCGTGCACCTGGCCGCGAAGGTGTCGCTCGCGGGCGACCCGGCGGACTTCGCGCGCGTCAACGTCGAGGGGACCAGGGCGCTGCTGGCCGCGGCCGCGCGCGCGGGCGCCGCGCGCTTCGTGCAGGTCTCCTCGCCGTCGGTCGCGCACAGCGGGACCTCGATCGTCGGCGCGGGTGCCGGCCCCGCCGACCCGGACCGCGCCCGCGGCGACTACGCCCGCACCAAGGCCCGGGCCGAGCTGCTCGCGCTCGCGGCCGACGGCGACGACATGCGCGTGGTCGCGGTGCGCCCGCACCTGGTCTGGGGACCGGGCGACACCCAGCTCGTCGCGCGCCTCGTCGCCCGGGCGCGTGCGGGACGGCTGCCGCTGCTCGACGGCGGCCGCGCCCTCATCGACACCACCTACGTGGACAACGCCGCCGCCGCGATCGCGGCGGCCCTCGAGCGCGCCGACGACGACGCCGTGCACGGCAATGCCTACGTCGTCACCAACGGTGAGCCGCGCCCGGTCGCCGAGATGCTCGCGGGCATCTGCGCCGCCGCCGGGGCGCCGGCTCCCCGCTGGAGCGTGCCCGCAGGGCTCGCCCGGGCCGCGGGCGGCGCGGTCGAGGCGGTGTGGCGCGTCCGGCCGGGCCGCGACGAGCCGCCGATGACCCGCTTCCTCGCCGAGCAGCTCTCGACCGCCCACTGGTTCGACCAGCGCCGCACGCGCGCCGACCTGCAGTGGGCGCCCGAGGTCACGATCGACGACGGCCTGGCCCGGCTCCGGGCGGCCGCGGCGCGCACCGACGGTGCCTAG
- a CDS encoding MSMEG_4193 family putative phosphomutase, translating into MPTLILVRHGRTTANTGGLLAGRTPGVELDEHGRTQVARTADRLAVVPLVAVVSSPLERCRQTTDAILERQAGSPALTLDDALTECDYGQWQGRALGDLAKEPLWSVVQAHPSAVTFPGGESMAAMQARAVAAVRRHDAVVEAEHGPGAVWAAVSHGDLIKAVLADALGMHLDLFQRIAVGPASVSIVRYGTSRPEVVTTNTDFGDFSWLAAAGPAGDAQVGGGAGHGAVPDGAEHTGDPGQGDARAARS; encoded by the coding sequence ATGCCCACGCTCATCCTCGTCCGGCACGGTCGCACGACGGCGAACACCGGCGGCCTCCTCGCCGGGCGCACGCCCGGGGTCGAGCTGGACGAGCACGGGCGCACGCAGGTCGCGCGCACGGCCGACCGCCTCGCCGTCGTGCCGCTGGTCGCCGTCGTCTCCAGCCCGCTCGAGCGCTGCCGGCAGACGACCGACGCGATCCTCGAGCGTCAGGCCGGATCCCCCGCACTGACGCTCGACGACGCCCTGACCGAGTGCGACTACGGGCAGTGGCAGGGCCGCGCGCTCGGGGACCTGGCGAAGGAGCCGCTGTGGTCGGTCGTGCAGGCGCACCCGTCCGCGGTGACGTTCCCGGGCGGCGAGTCGATGGCCGCCATGCAGGCCCGCGCCGTCGCGGCGGTCCGGCGGCACGACGCCGTCGTCGAGGCGGAGCACGGGCCCGGCGCGGTGTGGGCGGCCGTCTCGCACGGGGACCTCATCAAGGCGGTCCTCGCCGACGCGCTCGGGATGCACCTGGACCTGTTCCAGCGCATCGCGGTCGGCCCCGCGTCGGTCTCGATCGTGCGCTACGGGACGAGCCGGCCGGAGGTCGTGACGACCAACACCGACTTCGGGGACTTCTCCTGGCTCGCCGCCGCAGGGCCCGCGGGTGACGCGCAGGTCGGGGGAGGGGCCGGCCACGGCGCCGTCCCGGACGGCGCCGAGCACACCGGCGACCCGGGACAGGGCGACGCCCGCGCGGCACGCTCGTAA
- a CDS encoding DUF3090 domain-containing protein — MPTLVHEYDWPDRVVIGTVGRPGERTFYLQARTGARSTSVALEKEQSAVLAETIDEVLSRLASDKDHPVAVPAEAPAELIDNEPLDQPVEEQFRAGMLRLGWEPRTAQVVIEAYPVEPDDDDDDETDVDADGEPTEPSEMLLIRIPVGTARAFVERTRQVVRAGRPICPLCGQPIDPDGHVCDLTDPE; from the coding sequence GTGCCCACCCTCGTCCACGAGTACGACTGGCCGGACCGCGTCGTCATCGGGACGGTCGGCCGCCCGGGCGAGCGCACGTTCTACCTCCAGGCCCGCACCGGCGCGCGGAGCACCTCGGTCGCGCTCGAGAAGGAGCAGTCCGCCGTCCTCGCCGAGACGATCGACGAGGTCCTGAGCCGGCTCGCCTCGGACAAGGACCATCCGGTCGCCGTGCCGGCCGAGGCCCCGGCGGAGCTGATCGACAACGAGCCGCTGGACCAGCCGGTCGAGGAGCAGTTCCGCGCCGGGATGCTGCGCCTCGGCTGGGAGCCGAGGACCGCCCAGGTCGTCATCGAGGCGTACCCGGTCGAGCCCGACGACGATGACGACGACGAGACGGACGTGGACGCGGACGGCGAGCCGACCGAGCCCAGCGAGATGCTGCTCATCCGGATCCCCGTCGGCACGGCCCGGGCCTTCGTGGAGCGGACCCGCCAGGTGGTGCGCGCCGGGCGGCCGATCTGCCCGCTGTGCGGGCAGCCGATCGACCCCGACGGCCACGTCTGCGACCTGACCGACCCCGAGTGA
- a CDS encoding SCO1664 family protein, producing the protein MSAGADLHGGDLELIGRITAASNATFLARVDGVDVVYKPVAGERPLWDFPDGTLANREVAAHAVSQALGWDVVPQTLLRDGPLGPGMVQRWQEPDPEQDPVDVVPASRVPTTGWRTVLEAADERGRPVALVHEDSAALRRMAVFDALVNNADRKGGHVLPMPGGHRYGVDHGVTFHTDPKLRTVLWGWLGEELHADEADGVRRLLADLGGGLGETLSGLLDDEEVAALAARCERLLTEGRFPAPEGDMPAVPWPLF; encoded by the coding sequence GTGAGCGCGGGCGCCGACCTGCACGGCGGCGACCTCGAGCTGATCGGCCGGATCACCGCCGCGTCCAACGCGACGTTCCTGGCCCGGGTCGACGGCGTCGACGTCGTCTACAAGCCCGTCGCGGGGGAGCGGCCCCTGTGGGACTTCCCCGACGGCACCCTCGCGAACCGCGAGGTGGCCGCCCACGCGGTCTCTCAGGCGCTTGGGTGGGACGTCGTGCCGCAGACGCTGCTGCGCGACGGTCCGCTGGGCCCGGGCATGGTGCAGCGCTGGCAGGAGCCGGACCCCGAGCAGGACCCGGTCGACGTCGTGCCCGCGTCGCGGGTCCCGACGACCGGCTGGCGCACGGTCCTCGAGGCGGCCGACGAGCGCGGGCGGCCCGTGGCGCTCGTGCACGAGGACTCGGCGGCCCTGCGCCGGATGGCCGTGTTCGACGCCCTCGTCAACAACGCCGACCGCAAGGGCGGGCACGTCCTGCCCATGCCCGGCGGTCACCGCTACGGCGTGGATCACGGCGTCACGTTCCACACCGACCCCAAGCTGCGCACGGTGCTGTGGGGCTGGCTGGGCGAGGAGCTGCACGCCGACGAGGCCGACGGCGTGCGCCGGCTGCTCGCGGACCTCGGCGGCGGGCTGGGGGAGACGCTGTCCGGCCTGCTCGACGACGAGGAGGTCGCGGCCCTTGCCGCGCGCTGCGAGCGGCTGCTCACGGAGGGCCGCTTCCCGGCGCCCGAGGGCGACATGCCCGCGGTGCCCTGGCCGCTGTTCTGA
- a CDS encoding ABC transporter permease subunit, producing MRSILFPLVAPGLAAVSIFAFISTWNDFLFAKTFIISAQENQTLPLAILNSFRPDQNDWGAIMAGSVIMTIPVMVFFVLVQRHLVSGLAGAVKG from the coding sequence GTGCGGTCGATCCTCTTCCCGCTCGTCGCCCCGGGCCTCGCGGCGGTGAGCATCTTCGCGTTCATCTCGACCTGGAACGACTTCCTGTTCGCCAAGACGTTCATCATCTCGGCGCAGGAGAACCAGACGCTGCCGCTGGCCATCCTCAACTCCTTCCGCCCGGACCAGAACGACTGGGGCGCGATCATGGCAGGCTCCGTGATCATGACGATCCCGGTCATGGTGTTCTTCGTGCTCGTGCAGCGGCACCTGGTCTCCGGCCTCGCCGGCGCGGTGAAGGGGTGA
- a CDS encoding IclR family transcriptional regulator: MPADSARNDSLSLRRGLALLDAVREAAGPAHGISTNELAVRLGVHRSSVARLLAPLVDHRLLRRDASGRYHLGDGVLRLGQAYLAGLDLTSVAAPHLRALAARTEGTCLLVEPADVHVRRLDTVEAAPLVRMASRHADRLPMHCTASGKAVLSVAPAAWIDRVIATGLHAVTPRTITDPAELRAELARTRKRGFAIEDQEHEPEIRSVAAPVFNQVGDVVAAVSVATLVARMPPETLRATALAVIDTARALSAEMGAARGPATPRKA, encoded by the coding sequence GTGCCGGCCGACAGCGCCCGCAACGACTCGCTCTCGCTGCGGCGCGGGCTCGCGCTGCTCGACGCCGTGCGCGAGGCCGCGGGTCCGGCCCACGGGATCTCCACGAACGAGCTGGCGGTGCGCCTCGGGGTCCACCGCTCCTCGGTGGCCCGGCTGCTCGCACCCCTGGTGGACCACCGCCTGCTGCGCCGGGACGCGAGCGGGCGCTACCACCTGGGCGACGGCGTCCTGCGACTGGGCCAGGCGTACCTCGCCGGACTCGACCTCACGTCCGTGGCGGCACCGCACCTGCGCGCGCTCGCCGCCCGCACCGAGGGCACGTGCCTGCTGGTGGAGCCGGCGGACGTGCACGTGCGCCGGCTCGACACCGTCGAGGCCGCGCCGCTGGTCCGGATGGCCTCGCGCCACGCCGACCGGCTGCCCATGCACTGCACGGCGTCGGGCAAGGCGGTGCTCTCCGTCGCGCCGGCGGCATGGATCGACCGGGTCATCGCGACCGGCCTGCACGCCGTGACGCCCAGGACGATCACCGACCCCGCCGAGCTGCGCGCCGAGCTGGCCCGCACGCGCAAGCGCGGCTTCGCCATCGAGGACCAGGAGCACGAGCCGGAGATCCGCAGCGTCGCCGCACCCGTCTTCAACCAGGTCGGCGACGTGGTCGCCGCCGTGTCCGTCGCCACGCTCGTGGCCCGCATGCCTCCCGAGACCCTGCGCGCCACCGCGCTCGCCGTCATCGACACCGCCCGCGCGCTCTCCGCCGAGATGGGCGCCGCGCGCGGCCCCGCGACCCCCCGAAAGGCCTGA
- a CDS encoding beta-N-acetylhexosaminidase, with protein sequence MPPATTAPDDRAPAADVAPAVPALVPAPVEVATTGEHLVLGPEVRVVLAPELAGARPVLVDVLGRRLGRLVTVVPDGAVDRADGTAATSLVLRHDPTLEPEHHRLEITADGVVVEAGDADGARHAVRTLQQLLGPAAFRAVPLDDAPLVLPGLRLVDGPRFGYRGVLLDVARHFMPKDAVMRFIELASSHKLNVLHLHLTDDQGWRVEIRAFPRLTEVGSWRHESQVGSSRSTLYDGVPHGGYYTQDDLREIVAFAATRGMQVIPEIDVPGHSQAAMAAYPELSAAGLQLDVWTRWGLNPNTLNTSEAVLDFYRAVLDEVLEIFDSPLVSLGGDEVPADQWAANPQIVAQAAELGLDSVEELLPWFVGRLADHLRERGRRVTVWDEVGGSRVPQDVVVNSWRGYRGGIDALRDGHDIVICPEHQVYLDHRAAPGLDEPAPVGTVHTVEDVYRFEPVTDEVAETVAEPGTGQVLGAQAHVWTEQLDGPRRVDFATYPRLCAFAEVVWSPRDHRDYEDFDVRLRTSHLPRLDAAGVEYRPLDGPHPWQRRPGVPGRPLRFDELGHLVVAEHGER encoded by the coding sequence GTGCCTCCTGCGACCACCGCCCCCGACGACAGGGCGCCCGCCGCCGACGTCGCCCCCGCGGTCCCGGCGCTGGTGCCGGCGCCGGTCGAGGTCGCGACGACCGGCGAGCACCTGGTCCTCGGCCCCGAGGTCCGGGTCGTGCTGGCCCCGGAGCTGGCCGGTGCCCGGCCCGTGCTCGTCGACGTGCTCGGCCGCCGCCTGGGCCGCCTCGTGACGGTGGTGCCCGACGGCGCCGTCGACCGGGCCGACGGCACCGCTGCCACCTCGCTCGTGCTGCGCCACGACCCGACGCTGGAGCCGGAGCACCACCGACTCGAGATCACGGCCGACGGCGTCGTCGTCGAGGCCGGCGACGCCGACGGCGCGCGCCACGCCGTCCGCACGCTCCAGCAGCTCCTCGGGCCGGCCGCGTTCCGCGCCGTGCCGCTCGACGACGCCCCGCTCGTGCTGCCCGGCCTGCGCCTGGTGGACGGCCCGCGCTTCGGGTACCGCGGGGTGCTGCTCGACGTCGCCCGGCACTTCATGCCCAAGGACGCCGTGATGCGGTTCATCGAGCTCGCGTCCAGCCACAAGCTCAACGTCCTGCACCTGCACCTCACCGACGACCAGGGGTGGCGGGTCGAGATCCGCGCGTTCCCCCGGCTGACCGAGGTCGGGTCGTGGCGCCACGAGTCCCAGGTCGGCTCCTCGCGGTCGACGCTGTACGACGGCGTGCCGCACGGCGGCTACTACACGCAGGACGACCTGCGAGAGATCGTCGCCTTCGCCGCCACGCGCGGCATGCAGGTCATCCCCGAGATCGACGTGCCCGGGCACTCGCAGGCCGCGATGGCCGCCTACCCGGAGCTGTCGGCCGCGGGCCTGCAGCTCGACGTGTGGACCCGCTGGGGCCTGAACCCCAACACCCTGAACACGTCCGAGGCCGTGCTCGACTTCTACCGCGCCGTCCTGGACGAGGTGCTCGAGATCTTCGACTCGCCGCTCGTCTCGCTCGGCGGCGACGAGGTCCCCGCGGACCAGTGGGCCGCCAACCCGCAGATCGTGGCGCAGGCCGCCGAGCTCGGGCTCGACAGCGTCGAGGAGCTGCTGCCGTGGTTCGTCGGCCGCCTCGCCGACCACCTGCGCGAGCGCGGCCGCCGCGTCACCGTGTGGGACGAGGTCGGCGGCTCGCGCGTGCCGCAGGACGTCGTGGTCAACTCCTGGCGCGGGTACCGGGGCGGGATCGACGCCCTGCGCGACGGGCACGACATCGTCATCTGCCCCGAGCACCAGGTCTACCTCGACCACCGGGCCGCGCCGGGCCTGGACGAGCCGGCGCCCGTGGGGACCGTGCACACCGTGGAGGACGTGTACCGCTTCGAGCCCGTGACCGACGAGGTGGCCGAGACGGTCGCCGAGCCGGGCACCGGCCAGGTCCTGGGCGCGCAGGCGCACGTGTGGACGGAGCAGCTCGACGGCCCGCGCCGCGTCGACTTCGCGACCTACCCCCGGCTGTGCGCGTTCGCCGAGGTCGTCTGGTCGCCGCGCGACCACCGGGACTACGAGGACTTCGACGTCCGGCTGCGCACGTCCCACCTGCCGCGCCTGGACGCCGCGGGTGTCGAGTACCGCCCCCTGGACGGGCCCCACCCGTGGCAGCGGCGGCCGGGGGTTCCCGGGCGTCCGCTGCGCTTCGACGAGCTCGGCCACCTCGTCGTGGCGGAGCACGGGGAGCGCTGA
- a CDS encoding DUF11 domain-containing protein, whose translation MLAALGPVLLLLGLVWTGPAQGLGPGPAPAVVPAPTASTAVITVSVGADRQGTTGVSPLAGTTLQLYDGGSGGPTTPVAEDWATCTSDADGDCSFVVPDTQAGLFGCRGAGTGANCDRRFWIVQTAAPTGFVVNTQLRTGNGNGTGSQLTSYQFRTGNQLRAGTTYTSQSDFMVGTGSTNRTASGGVWQQSRLNPEPLQQCGLSVALILDLSGSVTPSQLTQLKGAADTFVDSLVGTPSEMALFSFSTATPAEGATQNYPGLVPISTQGGADTFKARYASWTAGGGTNWDRGLAAAAEAAATYDIAVVITDGDPTFYSQPSEGPGNFNRVREIENGIFSANALKAQSTRVLAVGAGTGVSDPATANNLSAISGPTAYDGTNAVTADYFQVSDYTVVGQALRQLALGECAGSLSVVKQIVAAGADLSTATPAGAGWTFNASTDTAGVTLPTTTATTDATSAVSFPITYEGGAASGTIAIDEPPQGAVIRPVGGANAVCTDLGTGQAAPVTNVGTTGFTVDVPSTDAVSCIVYNEIAAPASVTVDKEWVINGAAPVPEGNQPSGFTSELTLTGPDGAGATPQAWQVTRDGYVAGEDVTIAEEVTLQAPTIDPDLCEVATPQLVEIDGAVVTPVDVPDAGYETTLIQGANTFTIRNTVTCESRLTLAKEVQGSAEPTLWNLAALPGPGTPAGQLPGPSGQATSAAVTDQVVTPLVPYQLAESGGTPTYVQVDQRSDLQTYPLSTGSWSCIRVDAEGAQVSGYADGLNGGVTVPLAARVSCTATNQTGQLVLAKDVVNDAGGTAVPADFTLRAVPAPTVPDLDTVETAGAARDVAQVFEVRPGHPYALSETTVPGYTQTSLECVVDGTPQAVTEISVPPGETVLCVFTNSAEPAQLTLRKVVEAGTTGATETPASWTLTATPQEIEGQAAVSGDGASGVTDVAVFAGSYALSESEVFGYDAEPWACTDAAGATVPVADDVVDLANGADVTCTITNTARPPTLTLAKQVVNDDGGTADERDPVLTATGPTAGLTGRHGDDAITAAPVTVGTYTLSEDGLPGYTASDWTCSTPEGDRPVTAGAVDIRPGDDATCTVLNDDQPGTLTLVKQVVNDHGGTALNTDWTLAAEGPTTGISGPSESTAVSSVPVDAGEYVLSESGGPADYTASEWSCAGGTLSGDTVTVANGEDVACTITNTFDAPRLTLVKDVVNDDGGSATADLWTLRAAGPETISGATRGATVTDVPVAPGTYALSEAGGPEEYVQTGWECEDAGGDPVPLQGDQVELAAGDDVTCTVTNTDPRQAGTWTVTKESSPPSGTQVLPGQIIVYTLRVTLLSGSFAPDVVITDDLRDVTNRAELDPTIQASTGAYGIPAGEDPSRPSQLVWNIGELTGDEETLTFAVRVDDDVNGEVLRNVVTAEGAQPCDPAVDGAAVVAFAAVTAAAEDDCRTTTHPTPTRGGSGTPSGPWWSGGYPTWLSSTGGGSPLLLLGALALVAGGAALTVGGRRRAGEAEAQAVQPPAQE comes from the coding sequence GTGCTGGCAGCGCTGGGGCCTGTGCTCCTGCTGCTCGGGCTGGTGTGGACGGGGCCGGCCCAAGGGCTCGGTCCCGGGCCCGCACCCGCGGTGGTGCCGGCGCCGACAGCCAGCACCGCGGTCATCACCGTCTCCGTCGGTGCCGACCGCCAGGGCACGACGGGCGTCTCGCCGCTCGCGGGCACGACGCTGCAGCTCTACGACGGCGGCTCGGGCGGCCCCACCACCCCGGTCGCGGAGGACTGGGCGACCTGCACCTCCGACGCCGACGGCGACTGCAGCTTCGTGGTTCCCGACACCCAGGCGGGCCTGTTCGGCTGCCGGGGCGCCGGTACGGGCGCGAACTGCGACCGCCGGTTCTGGATCGTCCAGACCGCGGCGCCGACGGGTTTCGTCGTCAACACGCAGCTGCGCACCGGGAACGGCAACGGAACCGGCTCCCAGCTGACGTCCTACCAGTTCCGGACCGGGAACCAGCTTCGCGCGGGCACCACCTACACCTCGCAGTCCGACTTCATGGTGGGTACCGGCAGCACCAACCGGACCGCGTCCGGCGGTGTGTGGCAGCAGTCGAGGCTCAATCCCGAGCCGCTGCAGCAGTGCGGGCTGAGCGTCGCTCTCATCCTCGACCTGTCAGGCTCGGTGACGCCGTCCCAGCTGACCCAGCTGAAGGGCGCGGCGGACACGTTCGTCGACTCGCTCGTCGGCACGCCGTCGGAGATGGCCCTGTTCTCCTTCTCCACGGCGACGCCCGCCGAGGGCGCGACCCAGAACTACCCCGGACTCGTGCCCATCTCGACCCAGGGCGGGGCGGACACGTTCAAGGCCCGCTACGCGTCCTGGACGGCGGGCGGCGGCACCAACTGGGACCGCGGCCTCGCGGCCGCGGCCGAGGCCGCCGCGACGTACGACATCGCGGTGGTCATCACCGACGGCGACCCCACCTTCTACTCGCAGCCCTCCGAGGGCCCGGGCAACTTCAACCGCGTCCGTGAGATCGAGAACGGCATCTTCTCGGCGAACGCGCTCAAGGCGCAGTCGACGCGCGTGCTGGCGGTCGGGGCGGGGACCGGCGTGAGCGACCCGGCGACGGCGAACAACCTGTCCGCGATCTCCGGACCCACGGCCTACGACGGCACGAACGCCGTGACGGCGGACTACTTCCAGGTCTCCGACTACACGGTCGTCGGGCAGGCCCTGCGGCAGCTGGCGCTGGGCGAGTGCGCCGGCTCGCTGTCGGTCGTCAAGCAGATCGTCGCCGCCGGCGCCGACCTCTCCACGGCCACGCCCGCCGGCGCGGGGTGGACCTTCAACGCCTCCACGGACACGGCAGGCGTGACGCTGCCGACCACCACGGCGACGACGGACGCCACCAGCGCCGTCAGCTTCCCCATCACCTACGAAGGGGGCGCCGCCTCCGGAACCATCGCGATCGACGAACCCCCGCAGGGCGCCGTGATCCGCCCGGTGGGGGGCGCCAACGCCGTCTGCACGGACCTCGGCACCGGGCAGGCCGCGCCCGTCACCAACGTCGGGACGACCGGCTTCACCGTGGACGTGCCGAGCACCGACGCGGTCAGCTGCATCGTCTACAACGAGATCGCCGCGCCCGCCTCCGTCACGGTCGACAAGGAGTGGGTCATCAACGGCGCCGCGCCGGTGCCCGAGGGCAACCAGCCCTCCGGCTTCACCTCGGAGCTGACGCTGACCGGGCCCGACGGCGCGGGCGCGACCCCGCAGGCCTGGCAGGTCACCCGCGACGGCTACGTGGCGGGCGAGGACGTGACCATCGCCGAGGAAGTGACGCTGCAGGCGCCGACCATCGACCCCGACCTGTGCGAGGTGGCCACGCCCCAGCTCGTGGAGATCGACGGGGCGGTGGTGACGCCGGTCGACGTCCCCGACGCCGGGTACGAGACGACCCTCATCCAGGGCGCGAACACCTTCACCATCCGCAACACCGTGACGTGCGAGTCCCGCCTGACGCTGGCCAAGGAGGTCCAGGGCAGCGCCGAGCCGACGCTGTGGAACCTGGCCGCCCTGCCCGGACCCGGGACGCCGGCGGGCCAGCTCCCCGGCCCGAGCGGGCAGGCGACGAGCGCCGCGGTCACCGACCAGGTCGTCACGCCACTGGTCCCGTACCAGCTCGCGGAGTCCGGGGGCACGCCGACCTACGTGCAGGTGGACCAGCGCAGCGACCTCCAGACCTACCCGCTGTCCACCGGGTCCTGGTCGTGCATCCGGGTCGACGCCGAGGGCGCGCAGGTCTCGGGCTACGCCGACGGCCTCAACGGCGGCGTCACCGTGCCCCTCGCCGCGCGCGTGAGCTGCACGGCGACCAACCAGACCGGCCAGCTCGTCCTGGCGAAGGACGTCGTCAACGACGCCGGCGGGACGGCGGTCCCGGCCGACTTCACGCTCCGCGCCGTCCCGGCGCCGACGGTCCCGGACCTCGACACGGTGGAGACGGCCGGCGCCGCGCGCGACGTCGCGCAGGTCTTCGAGGTCCGGCCCGGCCACCCGTACGCACTGAGCGAGACGACAGTGCCCGGGTACACGCAGACGAGTCTCGAGTGCGTCGTCGACGGCACACCGCAGGCGGTCACCGAGATCTCGGTGCCGCCGGGCGAGACGGTCCTGTGCGTCTTCACCAACTCCGCCGAGCCGGCGCAGCTCACGCTGCGCAAGGTCGTCGAGGCCGGGACGACGGGCGCGACCGAGACGCCCGCGAGCTGGACGCTGACGGCGACACCGCAGGAGATCGAGGGGCAGGCGGCCGTCTCCGGTGACGGCGCCAGCGGCGTCACGGACGTGGCCGTCTTCGCCGGCTCCTACGCGCTGTCCGAGTCCGAGGTGTTCGGCTACGACGCCGAGCCGTGGGCGTGCACCGACGCGGCGGGCGCGACCGTGCCCGTCGCGGACGACGTCGTCGACCTCGCCAACGGTGCCGACGTGACCTGCACGATCACCAACACCGCCAGGCCGCCGACGCTCACCCTGGCCAAGCAGGTCGTCAACGACGACGGCGGCACCGCGGACGAGCGCGACCCGGTCCTCACCGCGACCGGGCCGACCGCCGGGCTCACGGGCCGGCACGGGGACGACGCGATCACGGCGGCGCCCGTGACGGTCGGCACCTACACGCTGTCCGAGGACGGGCTGCCGGGGTACACCGCCAGCGACTGGACGTGCTCGACCCCCGAGGGGGACCGGCCGGTCACGGCCGGCGCCGTCGACATCAGGCCGGGCGACGACGCCACCTGCACGGTGCTCAACGACGACCAGCCCGGGACGCTCACGCTCGTCAAGCAGGTGGTCAACGACCACGGCGGCACCGCCCTGAACACCGACTGGACGCTGGCGGCCGAGGGCCCGACCACCGGGATCAGCGGGCCGTCGGAGAGCACCGCCGTCAGCAGCGTGCCGGTGGACGCGGGGGAGTACGTCCTGTCCGAGTCCGGCGGACCGGCGGACTACACCGCCTCGGAGTGGAGCTGCGCGGGCGGGACCCTGAGCGGCGACACCGTCACGGTGGCGAACGGCGAGGACGTGGCGTGCACCATCACCAACACGTTCGACGCGCCGCGGCTGACGCTGGTCAAGGACGTGGTCAACGACGACGGCGGGTCGGCCACCGCGGACCTGTGGACGCTCCGCGCGGCCGGACCGGAGACCATCTCGGGCGCGACGCGCGGCGCGACGGTCACCGACGTCCCCGTGGCGCCGGGCACGTACGCGCTGTCCGAGGCGGGCGGCCCCGAGGAGTACGTGCAGACCGGCTGGGAGTGCGAGGACGCGGGCGGGGACCCGGTGCCGCTCCAGGGCGACCAGGTCGAGCTGGCCGCCGGCGACGACGTGACGTGCACCGTGACGAACACCGACCCGCGGCAGGCGGGTACCTGGACCGTGACGAAGGAGAGCAGCCCGCCGTCCGGCACCCAGGTGCTTCCGGGCCAGATCATCGTCTACACGCTCCGCGTCACCCTCCTCTCCGGGAGCTTCGCCCCCGACGTCGTGATCACCGACGACCTCAGGGACGTGACCAACCGCGCCGAGCTGGATCCCACGATCCAGGCGAGCACGGGGGCCTACGGGATCCCGGCGGGCGAGGACCCGAGCCGTCCGTCGCAGCTCGTGTGGAACATCGGCGAGCTGACGGGCGACGAGGAGACCCTCACGTTCGCCGTCCGGGTGGACGACGACGTGAACGGGGAGGTGCTGCGCAACGTCGTGACGGCCGAGGGCGCCCAGCCGTGCGACCCGGCCGTCGACGGCGCGGCCGTCGTGGCGTTCGCCGCCGTGACGGCGGCGGCGGAGGACGACTGCCGGACGACGACGCACCCCACACCGACGCGTGGCGGCTCGGGGACGCCGAGCGGGCCCTGGTGGTCCGGCGGCTACCCCACGTGGCTCTCGTCCACCGGCGGGGGGAGTCCGCTGCTCCTGCTCGGCGCCCTGGCGCTCGTGGCCGGGGGCGCGGCGCTCACGGTCGGCGGCCGCCGCCGGGCGGGTGAGGCTGAGGCTCAGGCCGTGCAGCCGCCGGCGCAGGAGTGA
- a CDS encoding GNAT family N-acetyltransferase, whose product MSAGTTTPSYRVRALDASTWDQFAELVERNNGIFGGCWCIGCLFVDRRHRGQGVARAALEGALAEIGRQGGGLVEAISEVTAGREAQGRFLFTGTVELFEDLGFARVRQVGKHAWIVNRRVEAR is encoded by the coding sequence GTGAGCGCGGGCACGACGACGCCGTCGTACCGCGTGCGCGCGCTCGACGCCTCCACCTGGGACCAGTTCGCCGAGCTGGTCGAGCGCAACAACGGGATCTTCGGCGGGTGCTGGTGCATCGGCTGCCTCTTCGTCGACCGCAGGCACCGCGGGCAGGGCGTGGCGCGCGCCGCGCTCGAGGGGGCGCTCGCCGAGATCGGGCGTCAGGGCGGCGGGCTCGTGGAGGCGATCTCCGAGGTCACCGCCGGCCGCGAGGCCCAGGGCCGGTTCCTGTTCACCGGCACGGTCGAGCTGTTCGAGGACCTCGGCTTCGCGCGCGTCCGCCAGGTCGGCAAGCACGCCTGGATCGTCAACCGGCGCGTCGAGGCGCGCTGA